Below is a genomic region from Polyangia bacterium.
ATCGCTCTCCGGCGAAGACAGCGAGCGGCGGGTGCTGCCATGGCCAAGCCCGACGCCGACGTTGCCGGCGCTGGCGGCGGCGCGCGCGTGAGCCAGGGCCAGCACCTCGAAGCCTTTGCCGCGGCGATCGGCCAGCGGCTCGACGAAGCCTTGCCAGCGGCTGCCCACGTAACGGAACCGCGAGGCCACCAGGCCCAGCGCCGCCGCCAGCAGCGCCGCCGCCGGCACCAACCAGCGGCCACCGACGCCCAGGCCGGCCAGCGCCACCAGGGCCACCAGAATGGTGACGCCGGCGGCGGAAAAATCCGGCTGCACGATCAAGGTCAGCACCGCTACGAACGTCATCACCAGCGCCAGCAACCAGCGCGGCAGACCGTCATTTTTCAAGGGCGCCGCCGCGGGATCGCCCCATGACACCAGCAAGAGGGCCACGCCCAGGGTCAAAAACGGCGCTGGCTCGCCCGACAGCGGTCCCAGGTGCAGCCAGCGGCTGGCGCCTGCGGCGCGCACACCGATGCCGGGAATGAACACCGCCAGGCCGGCCAGCAAGGCCAGCAAGAAAAAATACGGCGCCGCTCGCAGCAGGCGCTTGGCGCCCGCGCGCGCCACGGCGAAGCCGGCCGCGATTCCCAGCGCCGAGGCGATCAGGTGCCGGGCCACGAAGTGCTGAGGGTATCCCAGGCTCAGGCTGCTTTGCCGGCTGGTGGCCGCCGCCGACACCATCACGCCCAAGGCCCCCAGGACCAGCGCCGACGGGACCAGGAGCAAAAGCACGAGCGATCGGCGCATCATCAAAGATCAGAAACGATAGAAGAGTCCGATCCCGCTGTCGAAAAGATCCCCGAAGAGGTTCAGGTGATCGCCGGTCTCGGTGACGAAGTCGGGACGGTTCAGAGTTTGGGTGAAGTTGAAACGCACGCGGATGCCCATGCCGTCCTTGATCGTCCAATCGATGCCCAGACCGCCGCAGACAAACGGCTGGCGCGAAGAGGCCCTTCCGGGGCGCAGGGTCAACTCTGGCGTGGAGAAATAACCGAAGGTGAAGCCGGCTCCCGCCGAAGCCCACAGGGTGACCGCCCGCAGCGGAAGCGCCACTGTTTGCGCGACGGAAAATCCGGTCTGGGTCAGCGTACGGTAGTCGGTCGACGGTCCTTCGAGAGCCAGCGTGAAGTGATCGTGGAAGAAGTTGGCGCCGACGCCGAGGAACAGCGTCGGCGCTTCGGGCGGGCCCAGGCGCAGATAGCGCCGTTCGTAAAGTCCACCGACGGAGAATCCGACAGTGGGGGTCAGCTGCTCGCCACCGGACGAGACGCGGATCGACGGGCCGATGAAGACACTGACACCGTTGCTGCCGGTGGGTTCCGCAGCGGGCATGGCCGGCGCGGGCGGCGGGGATGGATTCGTCTCGGGTGGCGGCGGCTGCGCCTGCGCCAACAGCAGCAGCAGTAAACGGGAGACGACCGCCGCGTTCATCGCTGGCAGACTACCCGATCACGACCAGATCCTGACCAGCTTCGACCGCTTCGCCGTCCGCGCAGCGCACCTCGCGAACGACGCCGGCGCGAGGCGCGCGCAGTTCGTTTTCCATCTTCATCGCCTCGACGACCACCGCCGGCTGCGCCGCCGCCAGCGCTTCGCCGACCTTGACCAGGATCTTCACCACCCGGCCGGGCATCGGTGCTTTCAGCGTGGCGGTGGCGCCGATCGCGGCGGCTGGCCGCGCGATCAGATCCCGCACCGCCGCGCTGCGGGCCTCGGTCACCTCCGCCGTCACCAAAACCGGATCGCCGGGCGGCCCGATGGCGACGGTGAGCTTGGGCGCGGCGCCGTCGACCTGCGCGATGATCTGCTGCCTCCCCAACATCAACGACCAGACGCCCGGTTCCACCTGGCGCGCTTGCACATCGCGCGGCTGTCCGTCGACGATGATCTCCAGCGCCTCGCCGTCGCCGTTGCGCAGTTCGACGATGCGGTCCTTCCCGCCGATCCTGATGGCGTATCGATGGATCATGCGCCGCGATTAAACCACGTTCCCCTCACCCCGACCGTCTCCCAAAGGGAGAGGGAGCGCGGAGCGGCGAGAGTGGCGAGCGCCTAGCTTTCCATAAAGCTCTTGAGCCGCTTGCTGCGCGACGGGTGGCGCAGCTTGCGCAGAGCCTTGGCCTCGATCTGACGGATGCGTTCGCGCGTCACCTCGAAGTCCTGACCCACCTCTTCCAGTGTGTGGTCGGACTTTTCGCCGATGCCGAAGCGCATGCGCAGCACCTTCTCTTCGCGCGGGGTCAGCGTGGCCAGCACCTTGCGGGTCTGCTCGGCCAGGTTCATCGAGATGACGGCGTCGGCCGGCGAGATGACGCTCTTGTCCTCGATGAAGTCACCGAGGTGCGAGTCTTCTTCTTCGCCGATCGGCGTCTCCAGTGAGATCGGTTCCTTGGCGATCTTCAGAACCTTCCGCACCTTGTCGAGCGGAAGCTCCATCTTCTCGGCGATCTCCTCGGGCGTCGGCTCGCGACCCAGCTCCTGCACCAGGTAGCGGCTGGTGCGGATGAGCTTGTTGATGGTCTCGATCATGTGCACCGGGATGCGGATGGTCCGCGCCTGATCGGCGATGGCGCGGGTGATGGCCTGCCGGATCCACCACGTCGCATAGGTGGAGAACTTGTAGCCGCGCTTGTACTCGAACTTGTCGACGGCCTTCATCAGGCCGATGTTGCCCTCCTGGATCAAGTCCAGGAACTGCAAGCCGCGGTTGGTGTACTTCTTGGCGATCGACACCACCAAGCGCAAGTTGGCCTCGACCAGCTCAGCCTTGGCCTTCTCGGCCGTGCGCTCGCCGTCCTGGATCTCCCGCACGGTGTCGCGCAGGACGTCCTCGGACAGCTTCGCCTCCTCCTCGACCTTCTTCACCTTGCGCTGGGCGTTGGCGATGATCTTGGACATCTCCTCGATCTCTTCCGCCCGAATACCCAGCTTTTTCGAAACGGCGCGCTGGCGCAGCGGAGAGGATCGAACCTCACGCAAGGTCTTGCGGAAGTCGCGCAGGCTCATGCCTGCCTTTTGCTCGCAGTCGATGATCTCGTGGTTGGCCTGCTCGATGCGCTCGACGAAGCCCTTCAGCTTGATGACGATCTTGTCTATTTGCTTCTTGTTGAGGCGCATCTCCTGGAGGGCGTCCAGAATTTCCTGCCGCAGATCGTTGATCTCTGACTTCCACTTTTTCTTCGAGGCGTCGGAGCTGCCCTTGACGTCCAGCTTCTCCAGGAACTTTTCCTGTTCCTTCCAAAGCCGTCGGACCTTCTCGATCACCTTGCAGACGCGTTCGATGTGCCACTGCTCGTCGAACTCGGCGTCTTCCTCGTCGGCGTCCTTGACGACCTCCTTGACGCGGATCTTCTGCTTGCGGAGCTTGTCGCCCAGCTGAAGGATCTCTTCGATGGCCACCGACGAATTGAGCACGACCTGCAGCACGCGCCGCTCGCCATCTTCAATGCGCTTGGCGATCTCCACCTCGCCCTCGCGGGTGAGCAGAGACACCGACCCCATCTTGCGCAGGTACATGCGCACCGGGTCGTTGGTCTTGGAATAGCCGTCGGCGTCCTCTTCCTCTTCGGCCTCTTCCTTCTTGCTGGACGCCGTCTCGACCTCATCCTCTTCCTCGTCTGCTTCGGCGTCCGCCTTTTCAGAGACCTTCAGCTTCGACGACGAATCGACGATCTCGATGCCCTCGCCCGAGAACGCCGACAGCCAGTCGTCCATCTGATCGGACGACACGATGCTCTCCGGCATGTGCTCGTTCACCTCGTCATACGTCAGGAAGCCCTTCGCTTTGCCCATGGTGATGAGCTCGCGCTTTTTGCGCTCGCTGTCCTTGGCAGAGCTGGCCGCCTTGGTGGCGCCGTTCTTGGCGCCATTTTTTGCCGGCTTGGGAACGCGGGGGATCTCTTCCCCGTCGTCATCGTCCATGTCGTTATCGGCTTCGTTGAACGTATCGTCTTCCATACCTACGGCCTCTCAATGGCTGCTTTGAGTCCCAGCTTCGCCTGTGTTAACGCCAATCCTCTTACGGTGGTTGCACGTGTAGTCGCTTCATCGCCGCGCGATCGCGCACCCTCGGCGAGCTTTTCATTCATCAGAATCTCAGCCTCAACGCGCAAAAGCTCAAG
It encodes:
- a CDS encoding FtsW/RodA/SpoVE family cell cycle protein; this encodes MMRRSLVLLLLVPSALVLGALGVMVSAAATSRQSSLSLGYPQHFVARHLIASALGIAAGFAVARAGAKRLLRAAPYFFLLALLAGLAVFIPGIGVRAAGASRWLHLGPLSGEPAPFLTLGVALLLVSWGDPAAAPLKNDGLPRWLLALVMTFVAVLTLIVQPDFSAAGVTILVALVALAGLGVGGRWLVPAAALLAAALGLVASRFRYVGSRWQGFVEPLADRRGKGFEVLALAHARAAASAGNVGVGLGHGSTRRSLSSPESDYVFAVIAEELGKFAAAAVVLAWVGIGVGAVLIARRASDHRLAALALAAGMALVAPAALHIAVCVGLVPIIGVTMPFVSYDPAAVLAAGAAIGLIAAVSSAEATP
- a CDS encoding biotin/lipoyl-containing protein; the protein is MIHRYAIRIGGKDRIVELRNGDGEALEIIVDGQPRDVQARQVEPGVWSLMLGRQQIIAQVDGAAPKLTVAIGPPGDPVLVTAEVTEARSAAVRDLIARPAAAIGATATLKAPMPGRVVKILVKVGEALAAAQPAVVVEAMKMENELRAPRAGVVREVRCADGEAVEAGQDLVVIG
- the rpoD gene encoding RNA polymerase sigma factor RpoD, whose amino-acid sequence is MEDDTFNEADNDMDDDDGEEIPRVPKPAKNGAKNGATKAASSAKDSERKKRELITMGKAKGFLTYDEVNEHMPESIVSSDQMDDWLSAFSGEGIEIVDSSSKLKVSEKADAEADEEEDEVETASSKKEEAEEEEDADGYSKTNDPVRMYLRKMGSVSLLTREGEVEIAKRIEDGERRVLQVVLNSSVAIEEILQLGDKLRKQKIRVKEVVKDADEEDAEFDEQWHIERVCKVIEKVRRLWKEQEKFLEKLDVKGSSDASKKKWKSEINDLRQEILDALQEMRLNKKQIDKIVIKLKGFVERIEQANHEIIDCEQKAGMSLRDFRKTLREVRSSPLRQRAVSKKLGIRAEEIEEMSKIIANAQRKVKKVEEEAKLSEDVLRDTVREIQDGERTAEKAKAELVEANLRLVVSIAKKYTNRGLQFLDLIQEGNIGLMKAVDKFEYKRGYKFSTYATWWIRQAITRAIADQARTIRIPVHMIETINKLIRTSRYLVQELGREPTPEEIAEKMELPLDKVRKVLKIAKEPISLETPIGEEEDSHLGDFIEDKSVISPADAVISMNLAEQTRKVLATLTPREEKVLRMRFGIGEKSDHTLEEVGQDFEVTRERIRQIEAKALRKLRHPSRSKRLKSFMES